Proteins from a genomic interval of Xylocopa sonorina isolate GNS202 chromosome 4, iyXylSono1_principal, whole genome shotgun sequence:
- the Srp9 gene encoding signal recognition particle 9, giving the protein MTYLSSWEEFEKGAERLYLQDPMKARYTMKYCHNKGVLCLKLTDNRTCLQYKTEIAQDLKKMEKFIGNLMRHMASKES; this is encoded by the exons ATGACTTATTTAAGTTCGTGGGAAGAGTTCGAAAAGGGTGCTGAAAGGTTATATCTTCAAGATCCAATGAAG GCTCGGTATACAATGAAATATTGCCATAATAAAGGTGTTCTATGTCTAAAACTTACAGATAATCGAACG TGCCTACAATACAAAACAGAGATTGCACAGGACTTAAAGAAGATGGAAAAATTTATAGGAAACCTGATGAGGCACATGGCATCTAAAGAGAGCTAA